In the genome of Armatimonadota bacterium, the window ACGTCAACTCGTCCATCGGGAGGGCCGACCGCGCCTCGGCCCGTACGCGCCTGGCTATCTCCAGGGCTCGTCTAGCCTCTTCACGGCCCGGCTCTGGACCCAGTCCGGGATACCGAACGCCAACGGGGTAGGGGTTCAGTTCGACCAGCTCGTCAACGTCGAGTCTCACCGCCACGCCGGCAGACAGCAGAGGGAGTATTTCAGTCAGATCGTGAGTCCTGGGCAC includes:
- a CDS encoding HEPN domain-containing protein, coding for VPRTHDLTEILPLLSAGVAVRLDVDELVELNPYPVGVRYPGLGPEPGREEARRALEIARRVRAEARSALPMDELT